In Pseudomonas oryzihabitans, the DNA window TCGATGTGCTGTAACTTCGCGGGAGGGATGATAGCGGCCATGCTGATTCCTGAGGTTGAAAGCTAACCTGAGTCGGGGGCACCGATGTCCGAACCGGTGCATGCATAGGCTGCGCCGGTTCCAATTCAAAGACCGGATAAGAACACGCGCAGCTTAAATGCGAGCTGAATAACCTTACACTGGTACCCAGTTTACGCCATTCAGCATGTTAAGCTGATCACCATTTGCATATATAAGTAGGACGAAAGCGATGAAAGCGCGCATTCAGTGGGCGGGCGAGGCCATGTTCCTTGGCGAGTCTGGCAGTGGCCATGTAGTGGTCATGGATGGCCCGCCGGAAAGCGGCGGTCGCAACCTGGGCGTACGGCCGATGGAGACCGTGCTGATCGGTCTGGGCGGCTGCGCCAGCTACGACGTGGTCAGCATCCTGCGCAAGGCGCGGCAGCCGGTGGAGAGCTGCGAGGCGTTCCTCGAGGCCGAGCGCGCCGATACCGAGCCCAAGGTGTTCACCCGCATCCACCTGAAGTTCGTGGTCAAGGGGCGCGGTCTCAAGGAAGCCCAGGTCAAGCGCGCCATCGAGCTGTCGGCGGAAAAATACTGCTCGGCGTCCATCATGCTTGGCCGCGCCGGCGTCGAGATCAGCCACAGCTACGAACTCGTCGAACTCGCCTGAATCCCTCGCCCGCGACGCCCGTTCAGGCGTCGCTATCCGCGTCATCCCCTTCTCGCCGACATCAATTCATCACCTGAGCCCGGCAGACTCTGGCCCCAGCCGCTGCCGATCTGCATAATGCGCCGCTCTTAAGGGGCATGCCCCGACAAGTACAGCCAATCGCCATCGCGAAGAGGTGTTCGCCGCCCTACGCAGCTTGCGCAATCCGCAACTGACGGGCATTCAGGACCGCGGTCAGAGACCGCACGACGGGAGCTTTACCACCGTGAAAAGCAAACTCAGGCTTCATGGTTTCAACAACCTGACCAAGACCTTGAGCTTCAACATCTACGACATCTGCTATGCCGAGACGTCGGAAGATCAACAGGCCTATGTCCAGTACATCGACGAGGAATACGACGCCGAGCGTCTGACCCAGATACTGACCGACGTGGTCGACATCATCGGGGCCAACATCCTCAACATCGCCCGCCAGGACTACGATCCCCAGGGTGCCAGCGTGACCATCCTGATTTCCGAGCAACCGGTCGAGCCGACCGAGAGCCAGATCGAGGAGTCGCCCGGCCCGCTGCGCGAGACCATCCTGGGCCACCTGGACAAGAGTCACATCACGGTGCATACCTATCCGGAGATTCATCCGGATGACGGCATCGCCACCTTCCGCGTCGACATCGACGTCTCCACCTGTGGCGTGATCTCCCCGCTCAAGGCCCTGAACTACCTGATCCACCAGTTCGACTCGGACATCGTCACCGTGGACTACCGGGTGCGTGGTTTCACCCGCGACATCGAAGGGCGCAAGCACTTCATCGACCACGAGATCAATTCGATCCAGAACTACCTGTCCGAGGATACC includes these proteins:
- a CDS encoding OsmC family protein, with product MKARIQWAGEAMFLGESGSGHVVVMDGPPESGGRNLGVRPMETVLIGLGGCASYDVVSILRKARQPVESCEAFLEAERADTEPKVFTRIHLKFVVKGRGLKEAQVKRAIELSAEKYCSASIMLGRAGVEISHSYELVELA
- the speD gene encoding adenosylmethionine decarboxylase produces the protein MKSKLRLHGFNNLTKTLSFNIYDICYAETSEDQQAYVQYIDEEYDAERLTQILTDVVDIIGANILNIARQDYDPQGASVTILISEQPVEPTESQIEESPGPLRETILGHLDKSHITVHTYPEIHPDDGIATFRVDIDVSTCGVISPLKALNYLIHQFDSDIVTVDYRVRGFTRDIEGRKHFIDHEINSIQNYLSEDTRAAYQMVDVNVYQDNLFHTKMLLKEFELDNYLFGDASRSLSTEQRQQITQRLKHEMREIFSGRNLPR